A single window of Modestobacter italicus DNA harbors:
- a CDS encoding type IV secretory system conjugative DNA transfer family protein, translating into MIRPGSARRFEPTDVGWRLGRSTTPRGVELWCRYDRTTGVYGEQGSGKTLDLLAPALLAHRGAALATLTKVDDLLLTAGRRQLPDHPGGASRPIAVLDPFGAAPGMPELRWDPIAGCVDPQIAERRAKAFSAGTVSGAVTGGRQDNAARFYAAETAKVLQGFLHAAALTGRTLDHVLEWVANPVAAEQPAEILQQHPHAARFWDGLLAGALHGSADTVGNTVTTVQQAMALFFQPDIRARCVPSPQRPATDLVDLINRQGTVYLLGRDDPYASAAPLMTAVAEHVLDTALSVATTSAHGRMTPCFLACLDELPSTTPLPTLRVRMANERALGLSFIYATQTWKQMVVSYGEDEARSLFGLTNTLVVFGGGKDVHFYRELSELLDDVRISRQTVTDGPGGVGTSRSGEDVRVLRPGDIRRVPERHALVVAGTAPPIVARLRRCLDGKDGARLKAEMDAARADVAAARIEQVDLSVRTAAAVAYARDHRLDPGRDDPAAWGSW; encoded by the coding sequence GTGATCCGACCAGGCAGCGCCCGGCGCTTCGAGCCCACGGATGTCGGCTGGCGGCTCGGCCGCTCGACGACCCCGCGCGGTGTCGAGCTGTGGTGCCGCTACGACCGCACCACCGGCGTCTACGGCGAACAGGGGTCCGGCAAGACGCTCGACCTGCTGGCCCCGGCCCTGCTCGCCCATCGAGGCGCGGCACTGGCGACGCTCACCAAGGTCGATGACCTGCTGCTCACGGCCGGACGGCGTCAGCTGCCCGACCACCCGGGCGGTGCCTCCCGCCCGATCGCGGTGCTGGATCCGTTCGGAGCTGCGCCCGGTATGCCGGAGCTGCGGTGGGATCCGATCGCCGGCTGCGTCGACCCGCAGATCGCCGAGCGGCGGGCCAAGGCGTTCTCGGCCGGCACGGTGAGCGGCGCGGTGACCGGTGGCCGGCAGGACAACGCGGCTCGGTTCTACGCCGCGGAGACGGCGAAGGTGCTGCAGGGCTTCCTGCACGCAGCGGCGCTGACCGGCCGCACCCTTGACCACGTGCTCGAGTGGGTCGCCAACCCGGTGGCAGCTGAGCAGCCGGCCGAGATCCTCCAGCAACACCCGCATGCGGCCCGCTTCTGGGACGGGCTGCTGGCCGGTGCCCTGCACGGCAGCGCGGACACGGTCGGCAACACCGTCACGACGGTGCAGCAGGCGATGGCGCTGTTCTTCCAGCCGGACATTCGTGCCCGCTGCGTGCCGTCGCCCCAACGGCCTGCGACCGACCTGGTCGACCTGATCAACCGACAGGGAACCGTCTACCTGCTCGGCCGCGACGATCCCTACGCCTCGGCGGCGCCGCTGATGACCGCCGTCGCCGAGCACGTCCTCGATACGGCGCTCAGCGTCGCAACGACGTCGGCGCACGGCCGGATGACGCCGTGCTTTCTTGCCTGCCTGGACGAGCTGCCGTCGACGACGCCGCTGCCCACCCTGCGAGTGCGCATGGCCAACGAGCGGGCTCTCGGTCTGTCGTTCATCTACGCCACGCAGACCTGGAAGCAGATGGTCGTCTCGTACGGAGAGGACGAGGCCCGCTCGCTGTTCGGGCTCACCAACACGCTGGTCGTCTTCGGCGGGGGCAAGGACGTCCACTTCTACCGGGAGCTGTCCGAGCTCCTGGACGACGTGCGGATCAGCCGGCAGACCGTCACCGACGGCCCTGGCGGCGTCGGCACGTCACGGTCCGGGGAGGACGTGCGGGTGCTGCGTCCCGGGGACATCCGTCGGGTGCCCGAGCGGCACGCCCTGGTGGTGGCCGGCACCGCGCCACCCATCGTCGCCCGGCTGCGACGCTGCCTGGACGGCAAGGACGGCGCGCGGCTCAAAGCAGAGATGGATGCCGCCCGGGCCGACGTCGCGGCCGCCCGCATCGAACAGGTCGACCTGTCCGTGCGAACAGCGGCAGCGGTGGCCTACGCGCGTGACCACCGGCTGGACCCCGGACGGGACGACCCGGCGGCATGGGGGTCCTGGTGA